Within Kineothrix sp. MB12-C1, the genomic segment TGGATCGATCAAGATATGTACCGGTCGATGTATGAAGCGTGTGAGAAAGAACAGGCGCAGATTGCAGTATGCCGCTACAAGCAGATACGGACTTCGTCAGGAGAGACCTTCGTACCTGAGATTGACGCATCTACGGGTAATAGTGTATTATTATCAAAAACCCGTGCCCTGGAGGCTTATCTGTGTGAGGATGAACAGTATGTCATCTATAACTCTGTTTGGAGTAAGCTCTTTTTGGCGGAGATGGTAAAGGATATGCGTTTTCCGGTAGGGAAGAACTCTGAAGATATTATGTTTACCACAAAAGCATTTTGTAAGATGGAACGCCTGGCCTATCTGAATGCACCTTATTATAATTATGTGCTTGACAGAGAGGGCAGCATCATGAATGAGAAGGTAGGGCAACGCAGGCTCAGGGATGAGATTCCATTTTGGCAGGAACAGATTTCTCATCTTGCAAAGGAAGGTATGACAGAACTTTCGGATAAGGCAGCGTATCGCTTCTATCGTCGATTGCTTTTTTACTATATTGACTTTATGGAGAATAAGGATACGAGAGGCTTTGCGGGAGAAATCATAAAAGAGTTGAAAAAAGAGAAAGAAAATATTGTAAGAATATATAAGAAAGATTATGTGGCCACGGGGGATAAGGTACGCATGAAGTTAGTGCTTGCGTTTCCGTTCGCATATTATTGTGCTGTAAAAGGGTATGATAAGTATGTGATTCCGCTTCGGGCCAAGGCATAACAGGAGACGGATATCGATATGGATTTATTGAAACGAGTATCAAAAATTTTAACGAATAGACAAAGAAAATTGCTGTTGCTTCTGCTTTTCATGATGCTGATCGGTGCGGGACTCGAAACGGTAGGAACCTCTTTGCTCATTCCCTTTATTACGGTGGCGATGGATCCAAATAGTATTGTGGAAAATGATTACCTGAAGTACTTTTATGATTTATTCCATCTAAACGATGCGAACGGTTTTCTCATTATGCTGGCCATCGTACTCATCATTGTCTTTTTTATAAAAAATATCTATTTGTATTTTATGTATTATGCGCAGTACCGTTTTATTTATAACGGACAGTTCAACACATCCAGAAACCTATTTAAGGATTACGTAAGGCGTCCCTATGAATTTTATTTAGATGCCAGTACGCCGGTACTTATGCGCCATATTATGAGCGATGTAAATGGTTCTTATAATCTTTTGCTTACCTTTTTGCAGTTATTCACGGAATTATTTATTTTTACAGCCCTGCTGATTCTGGCACTGGCAATCAGCCCGGCTATGACGATTATCATATGTGGAGTTCTGGGTATCATTTTATTGTTGAATAAAAAGGTATTGGGCCCCGTCCTTCGGAGATTCGGGCATGAGGTACAGACCAATAGTGCTCTTACTACGAAGTGGATCATGCAGGCAGTAAATGGTATGAAGGAAACGAAGGTACTGAATAAGGAGCGCTATTTTGTGGAGCAGTATGAGAAAAGTGCCTCCAGACTTAATACGATTCAGAAACGGCAAAATTCCATGCAGAATATTCCGAGGCTTACGATAGAAACGGTATGTATGGCAGGAATTCTTGCAATTGTAGCTGTTTTTCTGGCAGTGGGAAATAATATCAGCGAGATGATCAAGCAGGTGGGTATGCTGGCGGCAGTTGCTATTAAGCTTATGCCTAGTGCGAACAAACTTTCTACTTATATAAATAACATCGCTTATTACGAACCTTCTTTAAAGGCAGTGGAGGATATCATTATCCGCAGCCATGAGAAAGATGTGAATACAGATGTCCTTTTCCTAAAAGAGGAAGAAATTGTTCCGATGGGCTTTACGAAGGAAGTGAAGCTGGAGGATATTACTTACGCGTATCCGAATACGGAACTGAATATTTTGGAAAATGCAGGTGTTACCATTCCTATCGGGAAATCGGTGGGATTTATTGGTCCTTCCGGTGCCGGAAAGTCTACTACAGTGGATATTCTCCTGGGATTGTTACAACCGCAGAAGGGACAAGTTACCGTAGACGGCGTGGATATCAGAACGAATTATCCCGGCTGGTATGCGAAAATAGGCTATGTTCCCCAGATGATCTTCATGCTGGATGATACGATAAGAAATAATGTGGCATATGGTGTGGATACGGAAGATATCGATGAAGAACAAGTGTGGTACGCATTGAAAGAGGCGCAGATGGATGAATTCGTAAGAGGACTTCCGGAAGGCCTCGATACAAGCATTGGCGAGCGAGGAGTACGTATATCCGGAGGACAAAGACAGCGCCTTGGCATTGCCAGAGCTTTATATACGTCACCTGAGATTATGATCTTCGATGAAGCGACTTCGGCACTCGATAACGATACAGAGCAGGCGATCATGGAGGCGATCGAACGGCTGCATGGCAAGAAGACACTTGTGATTATCGCACATCGTCTCACGACGATTGAGAAATGTGACTCCGTATACCGGGTGGAGAACCAGATATTCAAAAAGGAGCGATGATGCAGGGGAGGAAAACGAAGTAAGATGAGTGAATATAGCGATAAAAATAGCAATAGCGATAGCAATAGCAATAACAACGGTAGATTACAGTTGCCGAATGTGACATTAGCGGCGATGACAAGCGTTAAAGTGAAGGAAACGGTAAAGGCACTTGCCTATAGTATGAAGGATATCGATTTCGGTGAAGTGGTGCTGATTAGTCATAGAAAGCCCTTTTTCTTACCGAAGGGAATTACTTACAAGCATATCGACAAGTTAAAGACCATCGATCACTTCAATTACAATATGATTTATAAGATTCATGAATACATCGATACTGAATTTATGCTTCTCGTGCATTATGATGGCTTCGTGGTGAATCCGGATATGTGGCGGGATGAATTCCTGGATTACGATTATATCGGTTCACCGTTCCCTCTTCCGAAGGATGATTTTTCTTACAGGGACGTGAACGGTAGTATTTGCCGGGTAGGGAACAGCGTATCCATCAGGAGTAAAAGGCTGTTGGAGTTTCCTGAAAAGACGAATATCCCATTTGAAGCAGATCATGGTTTCTTTAACGAGGATGGATTCATTTGCTGTAAGAATAAGCACTTGTTCGAGGCAGCAGGGATGAAATATGCGCCCTTGGAAGTTGCTAGATATTTCGGACACGAATCCATGATACCTGAAGTTGCGGGAATCCGCCCTTTCGTTTTCCACAAGTGGGCAGGGACGAATGCGGAATATCCAAGGTTTTAAAAAGGAGAAGAATTTATGGTTTATGATAGTTTTCAGTTTTTTAACGAATTGGATATTTTACTGCTTCGTATGCATATTCTGAATGATGTGGTGGATAAGTTCGTTATCAGTGAATCCACAGTTACCTTTTCTGGGGACAAAAAGCCTTTGTTTTATGAAGAAAATAAGGAAATGTTCAAGGCGTTTGAACACAAGATTATTCATAATGTAGTCGATGATACACCTATGGACTGCGATGCATTTACGCGCGATCATCATCAAAAGTGTGCGGTAGCGAGGGGATTAGCGGGATGTAAGCCCGATGATATCGTTATTTTCAGCGATGTGGATGAGATTCCCAATCCTGAGACATTGAAAACGCTTATTCCGAAGGTGGAAAATGGGAAAATCTATATGCTGGCGCAGCGCCTCTTCTACTGTTATCTGGATATGGAAGAGGTGTCAGGCCGGCTTCTTTCTGTAACGGGAGAATTCGAAGGCGTGGAGAAGCCGATGTGGCTCGGTACCAAAGTGTGTCGTTATGAAATGCTCAGCCACTATACGACGGAAGAACTGCGTAATAAAGAACAGAAAGCGATTGGAGTCAGGGTCCCTGATGGCGGTTGGCATTTCAGTTATATGGGCGGCGGTAAGAATCAATCGGTAGAAGAGCGGGTGAAATATAAAATAAAAAGTGCGGCACATCAAGAGTACAATAACCGCTCTACCTTATCCAAAGTGAGAAAAAATATTAAAAACCGCCAGGATATTTTCGGCAGAGACGCACAGATAGTAAAGGTGAAAATCGATGAGACTTTCCCGGCGTACTTGCGGGAAAATATCGATAAATATCAGTATTTACTTTATAAAGAACCTAAGTGGTATGATAACCTGACTATAAAGAAAAGGTAACTATCCAGCAGGTCTGCGCATTTACTGCGCTGACCG encodes:
- a CDS encoding DUF5672 family protein; its protein translation is MSEYSDKNSNSDSNSNNNGRLQLPNVTLAAMTSVKVKETVKALAYSMKDIDFGEVVLISHRKPFFLPKGITYKHIDKLKTIDHFNYNMIYKIHEYIDTEFMLLVHYDGFVVNPDMWRDEFLDYDYIGSPFPLPKDDFSYRDVNGSICRVGNSVSIRSKRLLEFPEKTNIPFEADHGFFNEDGFICCKNKHLFEAAGMKYAPLEVARYFGHESMIPEVAGIRPFVFHKWAGTNAEYPRF
- a CDS encoding glycosyl transferase GT17 family protein, producing MVYDSFQFFNELDILLLRMHILNDVVDKFVISESTVTFSGDKKPLFYEENKEMFKAFEHKIIHNVVDDTPMDCDAFTRDHHQKCAVARGLAGCKPDDIVIFSDVDEIPNPETLKTLIPKVENGKIYMLAQRLFYCYLDMEEVSGRLLSVTGEFEGVEKPMWLGTKVCRYEMLSHYTTEELRNKEQKAIGVRVPDGGWHFSYMGGGKNQSVEERVKYKIKSAAHQEYNNRSTLSKVRKNIKNRQDIFGRDAQIVKVKIDETFPAYLRENIDKYQYLLYKEPKWYDNLTIKKR
- a CDS encoding glycosyltransferase; the encoded protein is MEKLISVIVPVYNIEDYLPRCVDSLLAQTYQNLEIILVDDGSVDTSGVICDGYAKKDARIKVVHKKNGGLSDARNAGMDVATGKYIGFVDGDDWIDQDMYRSMYEACEKEQAQIAVCRYKQIRTSSGETFVPEIDASTGNSVLLSKTRALEAYLCEDEQYVIYNSVWSKLFLAEMVKDMRFPVGKNSEDIMFTTKAFCKMERLAYLNAPYYNYVLDREGSIMNEKVGQRRLRDEIPFWQEQISHLAKEGMTELSDKAAYRFYRRLLFYYIDFMENKDTRGFAGEIIKELKKEKENIVRIYKKDYVATGDKVRMKLVLAFPFAYYCAVKGYDKYVIPLRAKA
- a CDS encoding ABC transporter ATP-binding protein, with product MDLLKRVSKILTNRQRKLLLLLLFMMLIGAGLETVGTSLLIPFITVAMDPNSIVENDYLKYFYDLFHLNDANGFLIMLAIVLIIVFFIKNIYLYFMYYAQYRFIYNGQFNTSRNLFKDYVRRPYEFYLDASTPVLMRHIMSDVNGSYNLLLTFLQLFTELFIFTALLILALAISPAMTIIICGVLGIILLLNKKVLGPVLRRFGHEVQTNSALTTKWIMQAVNGMKETKVLNKERYFVEQYEKSASRLNTIQKRQNSMQNIPRLTIETVCMAGILAIVAVFLAVGNNISEMIKQVGMLAAVAIKLMPSANKLSTYINNIAYYEPSLKAVEDIIIRSHEKDVNTDVLFLKEEEIVPMGFTKEVKLEDITYAYPNTELNILENAGVTIPIGKSVGFIGPSGAGKSTTVDILLGLLQPQKGQVTVDGVDIRTNYPGWYAKIGYVPQMIFMLDDTIRNNVAYGVDTEDIDEEQVWYALKEAQMDEFVRGLPEGLDTSIGERGVRISGGQRQRLGIARALYTSPEIMIFDEATSALDNDTEQAIMEAIERLHGKKTLVIIAHRLTTIEKCDSVYRVENQIFKKER